A single window of Pseudophryne corroboree isolate aPseCor3 chromosome 5, aPseCor3.hap2, whole genome shotgun sequence DNA harbors:
- the LOC134928659 gene encoding gastrula zinc finger protein XlCGF8.2DB-like gives MDDGTPHVDTIDVYIEPDPEEVEEKKKRQVKRPRRDEPADEEGEDDDESAEDDDNDSDYSPPTHGRNLRRRRQYYCSECEKCYKHSAALEAHRKSHKAGDKTFKCDVCDARFSLKSDLTAHRTKHVTNNRVESPHTSMSPTESSNSSGSSSPLLEGKLHPCKFCEKKFRDKSILEAHQRIHTGKLAYPCPVCDESFSKPALLAAHSNIHREGKPFHCDQCDKKFNDQSLLVAHKRTHTGEKPQKCNHCNKWFPNRSSLEAHGECHLKPKPYKCRHCDKSFNDKSLLITHEGVHTDTKPFKCSQCNESFFLKTQLVSHQAAHAPDKPFPCSQCDRSFNKEETLQAHIRVHNLQSAEKPKSHN, from the coding sequence ATGGATGACGGTACTCCCCATGTAGACACAATCGATGTTTACATCGAGCCTGACCCAGAGGAGGTAGAAGAGAAGAAGAAAAGGCAGGTGAAGAGACCCCGCAGGGACGAGCCTGCAGATGAGGAGGGGGAAGATGATGATGAAAGCGCTGAAGATGATGATAATGACAGTGACTACTCTCCCCCGACCCATGGCAGGAATCTGAGAAGACGCCGACAATATTATTGCTCTGAGTGCGAGAAATGCTACAAGCACAGCGCCGCTCTAGAAGCCCACCGCAAGAGCCACAAAGCTGGCGACAAGACCTTCAAGTGCGATGTCTGCGATGCCCGCTTCAGTCTAAAGTCTGACCTAACTGCTCACCGCACCAAGCATGTCACCAATAACCGCGTGGAGAGCCCTCACACCAGTATGTCCCCGACTGAAAGCTCCAATTCTAGTGGAAGCAGCAGCCCCCTCCTGGAAGGGAAACTTCACCCATGCAAGTTCTGCGAGAAAAAGTTCAGGGACAAGTCCATTCTGGAAGCCCACCAGAGGATCCACACCGGGAAGCTTGCCTATCCTTGTCCGGTGTGTGACGAAAGTTTCTCCAAGCCGGCTCTACTTGCGGCTCACAGCAACATCCACCGAGAGGGAAAGCCCTTCCATTGTGACCAGTGTGACAAGAAGTTCAACGACCAGTCTCTCCTGGTCGCCCACAAGAGAACCCACACTGGGGAGAAGCCTCAGAAATGCAACCATTGCAACAAATGGTTCCCCAACCGCAGCAGCCTGGAGGCCCACGGAGAGTGTCATCTGAAGCCCAAGCCGTACAAGTGCCGACACTGCGATAAGAGCTTCAACGACAAGTCCTTGCTCATCACTCACGAGGGAGTGCACACAGACACTAAGCCCTTCAAGTGCTCTCAGTGCAACGAGAGCTTCTTCCTGAAGACGCAGCTGGTGTCTCACCAGGCGGCACATGCCCCCGACAAGCCCTTTCCATGCAGCCAGTGCGACAGGAGCTTCAACAAAGAGGAGACATTACAGGCTCATATCCGGGTCCACAACCTGCAGAGCGCGGAAAAGCCAAAGTCTCATAATTAG